The following coding sequences are from one bacterium SCSIO 12741 window:
- a CDS encoding PKD domain-containing protein: MRLLTLGILLLLVASSCEKKEFPDNSYDEPDFFLSGKVDDQAYNQTAGDNNYYMNTQASQDANGVWEYYGKLEPAGCQSGCTRTVALRFRESQPGRVPIEVLKKGSIDFKQKDTRPTYTIEFDASETYTSNANGVTYSWNFGDGGSAEGVKTTHTFNLDQSYYDVCLTVNTSKGRESELCTRVYPGNDCKAGFELEYGGNVLLFRAQNTGGVAKKYLWEFSNGITATTPTLEMVHDQFQSTEQVCLTITDHLGCISQSCQNVIVNEETTFTAANFETEVSENIVQNGELQLNTVVVEYEDEYGVFYSTEINPQDPSHEFEILTIEEYSLTNDNRTPVKRMQVLFSCEVFSATGESKKLTDMTGWIGVAYPI; the protein is encoded by the coding sequence ATGCGCCTTCTAACTCTGGGCATATTACTCCTCTTGGTGGCGAGTTCCTGTGAGAAAAAGGAATTTCCAGATAACAGTTATGATGAACCCGACTTTTTCCTTTCCGGAAAAGTAGATGATCAAGCCTATAATCAAACCGCTGGAGACAACAATTACTACATGAATACTCAGGCGTCTCAGGATGCTAATGGAGTATGGGAATATTACGGGAAACTGGAGCCGGCTGGATGCCAATCCGGATGTACGCGTACAGTAGCCCTTCGTTTTAGAGAATCTCAGCCCGGAAGAGTTCCAATTGAGGTTTTGAAAAAAGGGAGTATCGACTTCAAACAAAAAGATACACGTCCCACCTATACCATTGAATTTGACGCTTCGGAAACGTATACCAGCAATGCTAATGGAGTAACTTATTCCTGGAACTTTGGAGATGGTGGAAGTGCCGAGGGAGTAAAAACAACGCACACCTTCAATTTGGATCAATCCTATTATGATGTGTGTCTAACGGTGAACACTTCCAAGGGAAGAGAAAGTGAATTGTGTACTCGAGTATACCCTGGAAACGACTGTAAAGCTGGGTTTGAATTGGAGTATGGAGGCAATGTATTGCTCTTTAGGGCCCAAAATACGGGTGGGGTGGCAAAGAAGTACCTTTGGGAGTTTTCCAACGGAATTACGGCGACAACACCAACTCTGGAAATGGTTCACGACCAATTTCAAAGCACCGAACAAGTTTGTTTGACCATTACCGACCACTTGGGCTGTATTTCACAAAGCTGTCAAAACGTGATTGTGAATGAAGAAACCACCTTTACTGCTGCAAATTTTGAGACCGAAGTTTCGGAAAACATTGTTCAGAATGGAGAACTTCAACTGAACACTGTAGTGGTTGAATACGAAGATGAGTATGGTGTTTTTTACTCTACTGAAATCAATCCTCAGGACCCTTCCCATGAATTTGAAATTCTAACCATAGAGGAGTATTCACTCACCAATGACAACCGCACCCCGGTTAAAAGAATGCAGGTGTTGTTCAGTTGCGAAGTTTTCTCAGCCACAGGAGAGTCCAAAAAACTAACAGACATGACCGGCTGGATCGGAGTTGCCTATCCGATTTAG
- the gatC gene encoding Asp-tRNA(Asn)/Glu-tRNA(Gln) amidotransferase subunit GatC — translation MEINEELIDRLAGLARLEFEGEEKKQVQNDLNRMLGFVEKLEEVNTDGVEPLIYMTQQTSHVREDKAEVTISKEDALKNAPLKDSDYFKVPKVLKK, via the coding sequence ATGGAAATTAACGAAGAACTGATAGATCGATTGGCCGGCTTGGCTCGCCTTGAGTTTGAAGGAGAGGAAAAGAAACAGGTTCAAAATGACTTGAATCGTATGCTCGGATTCGTAGAGAAACTGGAAGAAGTAAATACGGATGGTGTTGAGCCTTTGATCTACATGACCCAGCAAACTTCCCATGTTAGAGAAGACAAGGCTGAGGTTACCATTTCCAAGGAAGATGCTTTGAAAAATGCGCCCCTCAAAGACAGCGATTACTTTAAGGTTCCAAAGGTTCTCAAAAAGTGA
- a CDS encoding T9SS type A sorting domain-containing protein: MNRDWKIIGSLLPGLFLVLFAFGQSNDSQVVRSADAFYSLSGKVFKGSFTMDSVKVFLYREQLPGHAEKIDSVTSYGENGDYEFDLLIPGTYYVQARMVSAQSHDYLDTYYGNQVQWKESTALVLNGDMDHKDISLQSKTLASTGTARVSGTLTYGSGVVNHLEGELASGVQVIVLNAQGRVIAQTYSNQQGKFVVDQLPLLTLGLVVDYPGKSMATVSMEFNSANPTLENLHFIIGKESVEVLDALGAADLEKNSPEIKVFPNPVNDRFYLQGVESSTEIRLRNSQGLEVQHLKYDGDFGVETTNLPAGFYWLEMITSDGIRTIPLVIK, translated from the coding sequence ATGAACCGTGATTGGAAAATAATTGGAAGTCTTCTTCCAGGGTTGTTTCTTGTGCTTTTTGCATTTGGGCAATCTAATGACAGTCAAGTGGTTAGGTCGGCTGATGCGTTCTATTCTTTATCGGGAAAAGTTTTTAAAGGAAGCTTTACCATGGATTCCGTAAAGGTGTTTCTCTACCGGGAACAATTACCCGGGCATGCTGAAAAAATTGATTCAGTTACCTCTTACGGAGAAAATGGGGACTATGAATTTGATCTCCTTATTCCAGGAACTTATTATGTTCAGGCCAGAATGGTTTCGGCCCAGTCGCATGATTACCTGGATACGTATTATGGCAATCAAGTTCAATGGAAAGAGTCAACCGCTCTGGTCTTAAACGGGGATATGGATCACAAAGACATATCCTTACAATCCAAAACATTGGCATCCACGGGTACCGCTCGAGTTTCGGGCACGTTAACCTACGGATCTGGGGTGGTAAACCACCTGGAAGGTGAATTGGCCAGTGGTGTCCAGGTCATTGTGTTGAATGCACAAGGCCGTGTGATTGCTCAAACCTACTCCAATCAACAAGGCAAGTTTGTAGTAGACCAATTACCGCTGCTCACTTTGGGCTTGGTTGTAGATTACCCAGGTAAATCGATGGCAACTGTTTCCATGGAATTTAACTCTGCGAATCCTACTTTGGAGAACCTTCATTTTATCATTGGAAAGGAATCTGTTGAGGTTTTGGATGCTCTTGGAGCAGCAGATTTAGAAAAAAATAGTCCGGAAATAAAAGTTTTTCCCAACCCGGTAAACGATCGATTTTACCTCCAAGGGGTAGAGTCGAGTACCGAAATTCGGTTGCGAAACAGTCAAGGTCTTGAAGTCCAACATCTAAAGTATGATGGGGATTTCGGAGTAGAAACGACGAATTTGCCAGCCGGTTTTTATTGGTTAGAAATGATTACATCAGATGGAATAAGGACAATTCCGTTGGTGATAAAATAG
- a CDS encoding acyl-CoA thioesterase, whose protein sequence is MKARKASESLTISTRIVLPNDTNVLNNLMGGQLLSWMDVTAAISAHRHCGRVVVTASVNNVSFNHPIALGDIVTIESKVSRAFSSSMEVYIDVYVEHRTSGEKIKCNEAIYTFVAVDQNGSSIEVPGLKPETELEVKRFEGALRRRQLSLILAGKMDPSQATELKALFS, encoded by the coding sequence ATGAAGGCTAGAAAAGCATCTGAATCACTCACCATATCCACCCGAATTGTACTTCCCAACGACACCAATGTTTTGAATAATCTCATGGGCGGGCAATTGCTGAGCTGGATGGATGTTACAGCTGCCATATCGGCCCACCGTCATTGCGGTCGCGTGGTAGTTACTGCTTCCGTCAACAATGTTTCGTTCAACCACCCAATAGCCTTGGGCGACATTGTGACGATTGAGTCCAAAGTTTCTCGGGCTTTTTCGTCTTCCATGGAAGTTTACATCGACGTCTACGTGGAGCACCGCACCAGTGGTGAAAAAATCAAATGCAACGAAGCTATCTACACCTTCGTTGCGGTCGATCAAAATGGAAGTTCAATAGAGGTTCCGGGCTTAAAGCCCGAAACCGAATTAGAAGTTAAACGCTTTGAAGGAGCGCTGAGACGTCGGCAGCTCAGCCTGATTTTGGCAGGGAAAATGGATCCTTCCCAGGCTACCGAGCTCAAGGCGCTGTTTTCCTAA
- a CDS encoding CopD family protein → MSYLYFKALHIIFVVTWFAGLFYIVRLFIYQTEASEKEEPERSILIRQFRLMQKRLWYGITWPSAILTGVFAGGMLYLNPSLLTAPFMHLKLSFVFGLYLYHIACHSIFRNLAQDRYKHSSFKLRIWNEVATVFLVSIVFIISLRDLINWVWGLIGLLVFSGLLMIAIRTYKRIRKQNN, encoded by the coding sequence ATGTCTTACCTCTATTTCAAGGCGCTTCACATCATCTTTGTAGTCACCTGGTTTGCCGGGCTGTTCTACATTGTTCGCTTGTTTATTTACCAAACCGAAGCTTCCGAAAAGGAAGAGCCGGAGCGAAGCATATTGATTCGCCAGTTTCGTTTGATGCAAAAACGGCTCTGGTATGGCATTACCTGGCCCTCAGCAATTTTGACCGGAGTATTTGCCGGTGGAATGCTCTACCTCAATCCTTCCTTGCTCACAGCCCCATTTATGCACCTAAAGTTGAGTTTTGTTTTTGGCTTATACCTCTACCACATTGCTTGTCATTCTATTTTCAGAAATCTGGCCCAGGATCGTTACAAGCACAGCTCCTTTAAACTGCGTATTTGGAATGAAGTAGCCACTGTCTTTTTGGTGAGTATCGTGTTCATCATTTCCCTCCGTGATCTAATCAATTGGGTATGGGGACTAATTGGACTTTTGGTGTTTTCAGGCTTGCTGATGATCGCCATTAGAACCTATAAAAGAATTCGAAAGCAAAACAATTAG
- a CDS encoding PorT family protein, whose protein sequence is MDKPGNIDDLFRKGLEDVNPEFSANSWEQMESMLDQRTKVNWYRRAGMAVAALLLLSGGWFFLGSDEEAPAVIGADQIAEKASNAATDQTSSAVSTASLFPETESESPLPSATSSAESTLSVVPNETISADQESPVSAVSEEALPQDQPEAQELAAMASSSAELHSLMPKGFAVNSSTWDLDGASMETSGDPIDRNSIRNKRSEIGLRAGLLLNEGLQQRTGIFGGKILQNAGIYYAYHLNSRWAIETGLNYKALSGKGSTLTFTEVDYGFGKTVKTTQIKARSMHYLELPLDVRFSPAAKHTLFAGASVSYLLSVKSDVTSTEEEILAGSSTETQTHWGYQNGFNSLDIAIRAGYDYEVDNRFKVGVLGSYGLKDVTQDQFFEAGDNRNLELRLRLSYRLSNF, encoded by the coding sequence ATGGACAAACCAGGTAATATAGACGACCTCTTTCGCAAGGGTTTAGAAGACGTCAATCCCGAGTTCAGTGCGAACTCTTGGGAGCAGATGGAGTCTATGCTCGATCAGCGTACAAAGGTTAACTGGTACCGCCGAGCCGGAATGGCTGTAGCTGCACTGTTGTTGCTATCGGGTGGTTGGTTCTTCCTGGGATCGGACGAAGAGGCACCCGCTGTAATTGGTGCTGACCAAATCGCTGAAAAAGCTTCTAATGCGGCAACGGACCAAACTTCAAGTGCGGTAAGTACGGCCTCTCTTTTTCCAGAAACAGAATCTGAATCACCCCTTCCATCTGCTACATCTTCTGCTGAGAGTACACTTTCGGTAGTACCTAATGAAACTATTTCTGCAGATCAAGAGAGCCCCGTTTCTGCCGTTTCGGAAGAAGCATTACCTCAAGATCAGCCTGAAGCTCAGGAATTGGCGGCCATGGCATCCTCATCTGCCGAGTTGCATTCTTTAATGCCCAAGGGCTTTGCGGTAAACAGCAGCACATGGGATTTGGATGGAGCTTCCATGGAAACCAGCGGTGATCCAATCGATCGAAATAGTATTCGCAATAAGCGGAGTGAAATTGGCTTGCGTGCCGGCCTTCTTTTGAATGAAGGATTGCAGCAACGAACCGGAATTTTTGGAGGAAAGATTCTTCAAAATGCGGGCATCTATTACGCTTATCACCTCAACAGTCGTTGGGCTATCGAAACGGGTTTGAACTACAAAGCCCTGAGCGGAAAGGGATCGACTCTCACTTTTACCGAAGTGGACTACGGTTTTGGAAAAACGGTTAAAACAACTCAGATCAAAGCTCGCTCGATGCACTACCTCGAACTTCCTCTTGATGTTCGCTTTAGCCCGGCTGCCAAGCACACGCTTTTTGCTGGAGCCTCTGTCTCTTATTTGTTGAGTGTTAAAAGCGATGTAACCAGCACAGAAGAAGAAATCCTTGCTGGATCATCCACAGAAACCCAAACCCATTGGGGATATCAAAATGGATTTAACTCTTTGGACATCGCCATAAGAGCGGGATACGACTACGAAGTGGACAACCGCTTCAAAGTGGGTGTTTTAGGAAGCTACGGACTTAAAGATGTTACGCAAGACCAATTTTTTGAAGCCGGTGATAACCGCAACCTCGAACTTCGTTTGAGATTGTCCTACCGCCTAAGCAATTTTTAA
- a CDS encoding 1-acyl-sn-glycerol-3-phosphate acyltransferase, whose amino-acid sequence MKKLLHWIRLPFMVLYKTYFVLLFFVYLLLLYPFFVYNMNRKNFKRGMFWFRVWSWLMRLSSGIILRAHGKENLPKGPYILVSNHSSYLDIVFMYQIIKEHFVFMGKAELNQWPLIRIFFRSGMNISVNRANRKDSHRALQEARQVLEEGKVLVIFPEGTIPNHTPRMKRFKNGAFKVAIDTGVPIVPVTFTSNYKRMMNGGYFKAQASPGICPCFIHKPIQTKGMTDEDLVALREQTFETIKSKIPFYGN is encoded by the coding sequence ATGAAGAAACTCCTACACTGGATTCGGCTTCCTTTTATGGTTTTGTACAAGACCTACTTCGTGCTGCTGTTTTTCGTGTACTTGCTTCTTCTTTACCCCTTCTTTGTGTATAACATGAATCGCAAAAATTTTAAGCGAGGCATGTTTTGGTTTCGGGTGTGGTCTTGGTTGATGAGGCTTTCGTCTGGAATTATTCTACGGGCACATGGAAAAGAAAACTTACCCAAGGGTCCTTATATTTTGGTTTCGAACCACAGCTCCTACCTGGATATTGTGTTTATGTATCAAATTATCAAGGAGCACTTTGTTTTTATGGGCAAAGCCGAATTAAACCAATGGCCACTCATTCGAATTTTCTTCCGCAGTGGAATGAACATTTCGGTAAACCGTGCGAATCGAAAGGATTCGCACCGAGCTCTTCAGGAGGCTCGCCAGGTGCTCGAAGAAGGTAAGGTTTTGGTCATTTTTCCGGAAGGAACCATTCCAAATCACACGCCGCGCATGAAGCGTTTTAAGAATGGAGCCTTTAAAGTTGCTATTGATACTGGGGTGCCTATTGTGCCCGTCACGTTTACATCCAACTACAAAAGGATGATGAACGGAGGGTATTTTAAGGCCCAGGCTTCACCAGGAATCTGTCCTTGCTTCATCCATAAGCCAATTCAAACCAAGGGCATGACCGACGAAGATTTAGTAGCTTTGCGCGAACAAACGTTCGAGACCATTAAAAGTAAAATTCCGTTTTATGGAAATTAA
- a CDS encoding RNA polymerase sigma factor has translation MKDNRKAQFKLYNTCYSTLLAICLRYERNKEDAEFLLNQGFLKILTKLKTYSNDRPFEAWIRRIMINTIIDNYRKHNKEKSIVQFKDIQSDGSANDWVAFNVADLQFEAEELLEMVQSLPPESRKVFNLYTMEGYSHKEIGVKLEISEGTSKWHLSFARKKLRAMIARSVEQSEQLLYGQTR, from the coding sequence ATGAAGGACAATCGTAAGGCTCAATTCAAGCTTTACAATACCTGCTACAGCACCCTGCTTGCTATCTGCCTGCGCTATGAGCGCAATAAGGAAGATGCGGAGTTTCTCTTGAATCAGGGTTTTCTCAAAATCTTGACAAAACTCAAGACCTACAGCAACGATCGCCCCTTTGAAGCGTGGATTCGGAGAATTATGATCAACACGATCATCGACAACTACCGGAAGCACAACAAGGAAAAGAGCATCGTCCAGTTCAAAGACATCCAATCGGATGGTTCGGCGAACGACTGGGTAGCATTCAATGTGGCAGACCTGCAGTTTGAAGCAGAGGAATTGCTTGAAATGGTGCAAAGCTTACCGCCCGAAAGCCGGAAGGTATTCAACCTTTACACCATGGAAGGATATTCGCACAAAGAGATCGGCGTTAAGCTTGAAATCTCGGAGGGAACATCCAAATGGCACCTTTCCTTTGCCCGTAAAAAACTGAGAGCAATGATCGCCCGTTCGGTGGAGCAGTCCGAACAACTCCTCTATGGACAAACCAGGTAA
- the trpS gene encoding tryptophan--tRNA ligase: MARILTGIQSTGTPHLGNILGAILPAIQMANEGSNDSYLFMADLHALTQIKDAATLQTGNNSTAATWLAFGLDTDKTIFYRQSDVPETAELAWYLECFFPYQRLTLAHSFKDKSDRLQDVNAGLFTYPMLMAADILLYDANFVPVGKDQLQHLEMTRDVASRFNNQMGETLILPEAKLDDNTMYVPGTDGNKMSKSRGNIINIFLPEKKLRKQIMGIVTDSTPLEEPKDPDSCNAFALYSLLATEEQTAAMREKYLAGGYGFGHAKQELFELVLERFAEPREKYNHYMENPEEINRILLAGAEKARKTAREVLNRVRVKLGVGEL, encoded by the coding sequence ATGGCGAGAATATTAACCGGAATACAAAGTACAGGAACCCCACATTTGGGTAACATTTTGGGGGCCATCCTACCCGCTATTCAAATGGCTAATGAAGGAAGCAATGATTCCTATTTGTTCATGGCCGACTTGCATGCTCTAACCCAAATCAAAGATGCAGCTACCCTACAAACGGGAAACAACAGTACGGCCGCTACCTGGTTGGCTTTTGGGTTGGACACGGACAAGACTATTTTCTACCGCCAAAGTGATGTACCCGAAACGGCTGAACTGGCCTGGTACCTGGAATGTTTCTTTCCATACCAAAGACTTACGCTGGCCCACTCCTTTAAAGACAAATCAGACCGTTTGCAAGATGTAAATGCGGGCTTGTTTACCTATCCCATGCTGATGGCCGCTGACATTTTGTTGTACGACGCCAATTTTGTTCCTGTAGGTAAGGATCAACTTCAGCACCTGGAAATGACCCGTGATGTGGCTTCCCGATTCAACAATCAAATGGGTGAAACCCTGATTTTACCGGAAGCCAAACTGGACGACAACACCATGTATGTTCCCGGAACGGATGGAAACAAAATGAGTAAGTCCAGAGGAAATATCATTAATATCTTCCTTCCGGAGAAAAAGTTGCGGAAGCAAATCATGGGTATTGTAACGGATAGCACGCCTTTGGAAGAGCCGAAAGATCCGGATAGCTGCAATGCCTTTGCCCTCTATAGCCTGCTCGCTACGGAAGAGCAAACAGCCGCTATGCGGGAGAAATACCTGGCTGGTGGATATGGATTTGGTCATGCTAAGCAGGAACTTTTCGAATTGGTTCTTGAACGTTTTGCAGAGCCCAGAGAGAAGTACAACCACTACATGGAAAATCCCGAGGAAATCAATCGAATATTGCTTGCTGGAGCGGAAAAAGCTCGGAAAACGGCTCGTGAGGTATTGAATCGAGTACGGGTAAAATTAGGAGTCGGGGAACTCTAA
- a CDS encoding tetratricopeptide repeat protein has product MKTKTYIPILLFGVILLVTSCSQKKNTALNRFYHNTNARWNGYFNAKEAYRGGTEKLANGHRDNYRERLPLFIYGDDDAANAIQGDMDVVIKKCSRVIEFHSMDIKGKEYCKWIDEAWMLIGKAYFYEKNYKECKPIFKYVHKKFKKTETKYEAQLWMIRTLFETEEMDRAENIIYVMNNDGDIPEKYMAEFKALAAEYSLRTGDVTKAIILLEEAIKWQKDKQIGTRWMFILAQLYAEEGETIRANEMYQAVVKRHPEYEMEFWAQMNRALAYTSDDGSAYDIKRVLLKMLRDEKNLEYRDKLYYALSEVYEAEGEEEKQIRALTLSTKTSVDDDYQKGLSFLTLAELYFDRPEYIPAQAYYDSTVQYIPDDFPDHAQIVNIQQSLKDLVEQMLIVQFEDSVQQLRNLSEDELEAYIDNIIDDRIAAEEEKRRLEEEQENAIPESSGFSGFDDPTAAKGKWYFYNDRNLQIGEAEFKKVWGNRANADDWRRSDKTSISPDDFADFNDSMGDSVMAGITDRTQYLKDIPFTDEALAESNKKIADAYYAMGNIYKENMQDIPAAIGAFRNLVSRFDTSEHHMNCYYRLYRMYYDLGRDSANYYKNYILYRYPNSDYAKIIKDPDYASKLTDKNKAVRDRYNKCYYYYSRGFYQACIDYVDKSMAKYPDNDYKLKFLYLKALSKGQGNKGELVASLKDFAGRHSGTDEAKDAQNKISILTAEKKVSEVKPPPPYSYEKNSKYLAVLLVPKSGHDISEIKKSVANYNKAYHAMKGLTVDEAIVMGDNYMIAIKQFSNELGAQDYYESFKGNHTSLKKINQQNFKFLIISYNNYAIFFKDNRPELYEEFMKKNYQL; this is encoded by the coding sequence TTGAAGACGAAAACCTACATACCTATTCTGTTGTTTGGAGTGATTCTTCTGGTGACTTCTTGTTCCCAAAAGAAGAACACCGCACTCAACCGTTTTTACCACAATACCAACGCCCGTTGGAATGGCTATTTCAATGCCAAAGAGGCCTATAGAGGTGGAACGGAAAAGCTGGCAAATGGCCACCGGGATAACTACCGGGAACGCCTGCCTTTGTTTATTTATGGAGATGACGATGCGGCCAATGCCATTCAAGGTGACATGGACGTGGTGATTAAAAAATGTAGCCGGGTTATCGAATTTCACTCCATGGACATTAAAGGTAAAGAGTACTGTAAATGGATCGATGAGGCCTGGATGTTGATTGGGAAAGCCTATTTCTACGAAAAGAATTACAAGGAATGTAAGCCCATCTTTAAATACGTACACAAGAAGTTTAAGAAAACCGAGACCAAATATGAGGCCCAGCTATGGATGATCCGCACGTTGTTTGAAACGGAAGAAATGGATCGGGCGGAAAACATCATCTACGTCATGAACAACGATGGTGATATTCCAGAAAAGTACATGGCCGAGTTTAAAGCTTTAGCGGCGGAATATTCTCTACGAACCGGAGATGTAACCAAGGCCATCATTCTTCTTGAAGAGGCCATTAAATGGCAAAAGGACAAGCAAATTGGAACCCGGTGGATGTTTATTCTGGCTCAGCTTTATGCTGAAGAAGGAGAGACGATCCGAGCCAATGAAATGTATCAGGCCGTGGTTAAACGGCACCCCGAGTATGAAATGGAATTCTGGGCTCAAATGAACCGAGCCCTGGCCTATACCTCTGATGATGGAAGTGCCTACGACATTAAGCGAGTATTGCTAAAAATGCTTCGCGACGAAAAGAACCTGGAATATCGCGACAAATTATACTATGCTCTTTCTGAAGTATACGAGGCTGAAGGGGAAGAAGAAAAACAAATTCGAGCCCTTACTCTGTCTACTAAAACGAGCGTAGATGATGACTATCAAAAAGGATTGTCGTTCCTGACCTTGGCAGAATTGTATTTTGATCGCCCCGAGTATATTCCAGCTCAGGCCTATTACGATAGTACGGTTCAGTACATTCCCGATGATTTTCCGGATCATGCCCAGATTGTAAACATCCAACAGAGTTTGAAGGACCTGGTGGAGCAGATGCTCATTGTTCAATTTGAAGACAGTGTTCAGCAATTGCGCAACCTGAGTGAAGATGAGCTGGAGGCCTACATCGACAATATTATTGATGATCGAATTGCAGCAGAGGAAGAGAAACGCCGATTAGAAGAGGAGCAAGAGAACGCCATTCCAGAATCTTCAGGATTTTCAGGTTTCGATGACCCCACCGCTGCCAAGGGTAAATGGTATTTCTACAACGACCGAAACCTCCAGATAGGAGAGGCAGAGTTTAAAAAGGTATGGGGAAACCGGGCAAACGCCGACGATTGGAGAAGGAGTGATAAGACCAGTATTTCGCCCGACGATTTTGCTGACTTTAACGATAGTATGGGTGACTCTGTTATGGCAGGAATCACCGATCGTACCCAGTACCTAAAGGATATCCCCTTTACCGACGAAGCTTTGGCTGAGTCCAACAAAAAGATCGCCGATGCCTATTACGCGATGGGGAATATTTACAAAGAGAATATGCAGGACATTCCTGCCGCCATTGGAGCATTCCGAAATCTTGTTAGCCGCTTTGATACCTCAGAGCACCACATGAACTGTTACTACCGCTTGTATCGGATGTATTACGACCTCGGTAGGGATTCGGCGAATTACTACAAAAACTACATCCTCTATCGTTATCCAAACAGTGATTACGCCAAGATTATCAAAGACCCGGATTACGCCTCCAAACTCACCGATAAGAACAAAGCCGTTAGAGATCGATACAACAAGTGTTACTACTACTATTCACGCGGCTTTTATCAGGCTTGTATCGACTATGTGGACAAATCCATGGCGAAGTACCCGGATAACGATTACAAGCTAAAATTCCTCTATTTAAAGGCCCTGAGTAAAGGGCAGGGGAATAAGGGTGAATTGGTGGCCAGTCTCAAAGATTTTGCCGGCCGTCATTCGGGTACCGATGAGGCTAAAGATGCTCAAAACAAGATTAGTATTCTAACAGCCGAAAAGAAGGTGAGCGAAGTAAAGCCTCCTCCACCTTATTCCTATGAGAAGAATTCAAAATACCTGGCGGTTCTCCTGGTGCCTAAATCCGGACATGATATTTCTGAAATCAAGAAATCGGTGGCCAATTACAACAAGGCCTACCATGCCATGAAAGGATTGACCGTGGATGAAGCGATCGTGATGGGCGATAATTACATGATTGCCATCAAGCAATTTTCTAATGAATTAGGCGCTCAGGATTACTACGAATCCTTTAAGGGAAATCATACGAGCTTGAAAAAGATTAATCAACAGAATTTCAAGTTCTTAATCATCTCCTATAACAACTACGCAATCTTCTTCAAGGACAACCGCCCTGAGCTCTACGAGGAATTCATGAAGAAGAATTATCAACTGTGA
- a CDS encoding polymer-forming cytoskeletal protein — MARNGEGESGARNHIANGTKITGDIETNGDIRIDGILFGTVQSKGKVVVGSTGRIEGEIICQNANISGEVKGKVKVENLLSLQATARLHADIETVKLSIEPEAIFTGTCNMGAVIKDINQKQPQQAELVNG, encoded by the coding sequence ATGGCGCGCAACGGAGAAGGAGAATCAGGCGCACGAAATCACATTGCCAATGGGACTAAAATCACAGGTGATATTGAAACTAATGGTGACATTAGAATCGATGGAATTCTGTTTGGTACGGTTCAGTCAAAAGGCAAAGTTGTAGTGGGTAGCACCGGTCGAATTGAAGGTGAAATTATTTGCCAAAACGCCAATATTTCCGGGGAAGTCAAAGGGAAAGTCAAGGTCGAAAATCTACTCTCACTTCAAGCGACCGCAAGGCTCCATGCCGACATCGAAACGGTGAAGCTTTCCATCGAACCAGAGGCCATCTTTACGGGTACTTGCAACATGGGTGCAGTCATCAAAGACATCAACCAAAAACAGCCCCAGCAAGCCGAATTGGTCAACGGTTAA